A section of the Paenibacillus yonginensis genome encodes:
- a CDS encoding helix-turn-helix transcriptional regulator: MNKMKEMPTREYLLHLLKTRGPLTAKEMAAELGITEMAVRRHLGTLERDNLIEPRLQRQTMGRPTSVYALTEHADGMFPKTYHKVALDLLGELAEEAGEDMVGRLFERRKLKLMRNYEPKMSGEDLRGKVRLLADMQNEGGYMAECEELDNGQFVLKEYNCPIFQVANVYNHACSCELELFQSLLGTDVQRTECLAKGGSCCTYVISRKAQEE; this comes from the coding sequence TTGAACAAAATGAAAGAAATGCCGACAAGGGAATACCTGCTCCATCTGCTGAAAACCCGCGGACCGTTAACGGCCAAGGAAATGGCGGCCGAGCTCGGCATTACTGAAATGGCGGTTCGCCGCCATTTGGGGACGCTTGAGAGAGACAACCTCATTGAACCTCGTTTGCAGCGGCAGACGATGGGCCGGCCGACGTCCGTTTATGCACTGACTGAACATGCCGACGGAATGTTTCCCAAAACGTATCATAAGGTGGCCCTGGATTTGCTTGGCGAGCTTGCTGAAGAAGCCGGTGAAGATATGGTTGGCCGGCTGTTTGAACGCCGGAAGCTGAAGCTGATGCGGAATTATGAACCTAAGATGTCCGGCGAGGATCTGCGGGGGAAAGTCCGCCTACTGGCAGATATGCAGAATGAAGGCGGCTATATGGCCGAATGCGAAGAGCTGGATAACGGGCAATTTGTGCTGAAGGAGTACAATTGCCCGATTTTCCAGGTGGCCAATGTCTATAATCACGCCTGCAGCTGCGAGCTTGAGCTGTTCCAGTCTCTGCTCGGCACGGACGTTCAGCGGACTGAATGTTTGGCCAAAGGCGGGAGCTGCTGTACTTACGTGATTTCCCGGAAAGCGCAGGAGGAATAA
- a CDS encoding glycoside hydrolase family 18 protein, which produces MEPTSFDQPEQTAALRQPELANKETAQLKPYRVVGYVGDRDLPGLNREDAMKLTHLNIAFGHVNNDEIQTGHLISLELLSGIKRMNPGLAVLLSVGGWSAGGFSEAASTPEGRLRMAASAVRVVTDYAIDGIDLDWEYPCYSEAGIASSPADKTNFTLLLAAIREALDVAGAKDGRHYLLTIAAGADQYYLDGTEMDQAQQYLDYVQLMTYDMRGGFQTLTGHHTNLYTGTGDLFRISAHASAQMFIRAGVPKEKLLLGAAFYSRMWKEVPNHNQGLYQMTASSGGYGPDYGELAAKYMGKNGYQRYWDDEAKAPYLFDGSTFITYDDEQSIACKCQYIKEQGLGGIMFWEYKCDPDRVLLNAIDRAFAQEKLSSSH; this is translated from the coding sequence ATGGAGCCTACATCATTTGATCAGCCGGAGCAAACGGCGGCACTCAGACAGCCGGAATTGGCCAATAAGGAGACGGCACAGCTTAAGCCGTACCGGGTAGTTGGTTATGTCGGCGACCGCGATTTGCCGGGATTAAACCGGGAAGATGCCATGAAGCTGACCCACTTAAATATCGCGTTTGGCCATGTCAACAACGATGAAATTCAGACCGGGCATCTGATCAGCCTGGAGCTGCTGTCCGGAATCAAACGGATGAACCCGGGCCTTGCCGTCCTGCTGTCAGTCGGAGGCTGGAGCGCCGGCGGGTTCTCCGAAGCCGCCTCGACGCCGGAAGGCCGGCTGAGGATGGCTGCCTCCGCTGTTAGAGTTGTCACGGATTACGCCATCGACGGGATTGACCTGGACTGGGAATATCCCTGCTACTCGGAGGCAGGCATCGCGTCCAGTCCGGCAGACAAAACCAACTTCACGCTGCTGCTCGCCGCAATCCGCGAAGCTTTGGACGTGGCAGGCGCCAAAGACGGACGCCATTACCTGCTTACGATTGCGGCTGGTGCCGACCAATATTACCTGGATGGCACCGAAATGGACCAGGCGCAGCAATACCTGGATTACGTGCAGTTGATGACCTACGACATGCGCGGCGGCTTCCAGACGTTAACCGGGCATCATACCAATCTCTATACGGGAACAGGGGATTTGTTCCGGATCAGCGCCCATGCTTCGGCGCAAATGTTTATCCGGGCCGGGGTACCTAAGGAGAAGCTGCTGCTGGGCGCCGCTTTTTATTCCCGCATGTGGAAGGAGGTCCCGAACCACAATCAGGGCCTCTATCAGATGACCGCCAGCTCCGGCGGGTACGGGCCCGATTACGGCGAGCTGGCCGCCAAATATATGGGCAAAAACGGCTACCAACGTTATTGGGATGATGAAGCCAAAGCGCCTTATCTTTTTGACGGCAGCACGTTTATTACTTATGACGATGAGCAGTCGATCGCCTGCAAATGCCAATATATCAAAGAGCAGGGGCTGGGCGGAATCATGTTTTGGGAATACAAATGCGACCCGGACCGTGTCCTTTTGAACGCAATTGACCGGGCCTTTGCACAGGAGAAGCTTTCGTCCTCCCATTAA
- a CDS encoding transglutaminase domain-containing protein, which yields MELKTPVFSLSEQELLNMEQRFKEKLDIGSARRQELFGVFDEPLTAEERFSLQFLYAYMPLNDMADYSGELFLSHVRQALATRRQMEWGSRIPDSVFLHFVLPYRVNNENIEDYRRVIHEELGPRVQGLTMEEAILEANYWCHEKATYIGSDLRTLSPIGMIRSARGRCGEESTLCVSALRSIGIPARQCYTPRWAHCDDNHAWVEAWADGKWHYIGACEPEARLDQGWFSGPARRAMLVHSRVPAQYTGPEDITYSDKWHTEINLLDNYAPARTITVSVRDSSGAAVSGATVQFLLYNYAELYPLAQLETDTQGEVSFKTGYGELFVRAAHKDRWGQCQLTAAEAKRLEIMLSQTGQPQASEDFIMVPPPEIPDPELAPLTEEALERHAARVAEGAAIRAAYEATFISEPEAVELARGLKLPEDRVWAVLEKARGNSQDIAAFLKEQSPIHGEWALKLLEALNDKDLIDTGREVLVDHLEGAMPLLGGQEEEVFSRYILRPRVYYEMLTPYRKAIQAAFTAEEAAEFREDPSRLVEFLNQEWEIRDDLTHLRGKAAPGGTFALKKGDSGSIDLCFVAVCRSLGIPARLHPSELYPQYKAESGWQVAEFEGHPRTIASSKQDTRETGTLCLISESESGPEASYNENFTLARLENGIYKTLIYPHAKKDFAEPLEVEAGEYRLTTGIRLKEGTVYGRFAYFELQPGKEITVPITFHQPEQAIPVLGQVDPAAGFTAGNEGAGIIRLGDQAADKGAVVAFVDPSREPSKHLLRESAELAEAFDAAGAPLLFVTGGLDMAALAELEAAHPGLPSIAGFVLDPAGESLQAFAKAAPLGGSGYPYLYVLDHGCRIRYQESGYKPGSGKEALGILTGIQSN from the coding sequence ATGGAGCTGAAAACCCCGGTATTTTCGCTGAGTGAGCAGGAGCTGCTGAACATGGAGCAGCGGTTTAAGGAGAAGCTGGACATTGGCAGTGCGCGCCGGCAGGAGCTGTTCGGCGTATTCGACGAGCCTTTGACGGCAGAGGAGCGTTTCTCGCTGCAATTCTTGTATGCTTACATGCCGTTAAACGACATGGCGGACTACAGCGGGGAGTTGTTTCTTTCGCATGTCCGGCAGGCGCTGGCAACCCGCAGACAAATGGAGTGGGGCAGCCGGATTCCGGATTCTGTTTTTCTGCATTTTGTGCTGCCTTACCGCGTCAACAACGAAAATATCGAGGACTACCGCAGGGTCATCCATGAAGAGCTGGGTCCCCGCGTTCAAGGGCTGACCATGGAGGAAGCGATTCTGGAGGCCAATTACTGGTGCCATGAAAAAGCGACTTATATCGGCAGCGACCTGCGCACACTTTCGCCGATCGGCATGATCCGCAGCGCCAGAGGACGCTGCGGGGAAGAATCGACGCTTTGCGTGTCCGCACTGCGCAGCATCGGGATTCCGGCACGCCAGTGCTACACGCCGCGCTGGGCCCACTGCGACGACAATCATGCCTGGGTCGAAGCCTGGGCCGATGGCAAATGGCATTATATCGGCGCCTGCGAACCGGAAGCGCGGCTGGATCAAGGCTGGTTCAGCGGCCCGGCGCGGCGGGCGATGCTGGTGCATTCCCGCGTGCCCGCGCAGTATACCGGGCCCGAGGACATCACGTATTCCGACAAGTGGCATACGGAGATCAACCTGCTGGACAACTACGCGCCTGCCCGCACGATCACGGTCAGCGTCAGGGACAGCAGTGGTGCAGCGGTGTCCGGCGCTACCGTTCAGTTCTTGCTGTACAACTATGCCGAGCTGTACCCGCTGGCGCAGCTGGAGACGGACACGCAGGGAGAAGTCAGCTTCAAAACGGGCTACGGGGAGCTGTTTGTCCGGGCCGCTCATAAGGATCGGTGGGGGCAATGCCAATTGACCGCTGCGGAGGCCAAACGTTTGGAGATCATGTTAAGTCAAACCGGGCAGCCGCAGGCATCCGAAGATTTTATCATGGTGCCGCCGCCGGAAATTCCGGATCCCGAGCTCGCGCCCCTTACGGAGGAAGCGCTGGAGCGCCATGCCGCCCGGGTCGCGGAAGGAGCCGCCATCCGTGCGGCTTACGAAGCCACTTTCATAAGCGAACCGGAAGCCGTAGAATTGGCGCGCGGACTCAAGCTGCCCGAAGACCGCGTGTGGGCCGTATTGGAGAAAGCGCGCGGCAATTCGCAGGACATCGCTGCTTTCCTTAAGGAGCAGTCGCCCATACATGGAGAATGGGCGCTTAAGCTGCTGGAAGCGCTGAATGACAAGGATTTGATCGACACCGGCAGGGAAGTGCTGGTGGATCATCTGGAAGGGGCTATGCCGCTGCTCGGCGGACAGGAAGAGGAGGTCTTCAGCCGTTATATTTTGCGGCCAAGAGTGTATTATGAAATGCTCACGCCTTACCGGAAGGCGATCCAGGCTGCATTTACGGCAGAGGAAGCCGCGGAATTCCGCGAGGACCCTTCACGTTTGGTAGAGTTTCTAAATCAGGAATGGGAGATTCGGGACGATTTGACCCACCTCCGCGGGAAAGCAGCGCCAGGCGGCACCTTCGCCTTGAAGAAAGGCGACTCCGGTTCCATTGATCTTTGTTTCGTGGCGGTTTGCCGCAGTCTGGGCATCCCGGCAAGGCTGCATCCCAGCGAGCTGTACCCTCAGTATAAAGCTGAAAGCGGATGGCAGGTCGCCGAGTTTGAAGGTCATCCACGGACGATAGCCAGCTCCAAGCAGGACACCCGCGAGACCGGCACCCTTTGTTTGATAAGCGAGTCAGAGTCCGGCCCGGAGGCCTCCTATAATGAAAACTTTACGTTGGCCAGACTGGAGAACGGAATTTATAAAACCTTGATTTACCCGCACGCCAAAAAAGATTTCGCTGAGCCGCTGGAGGTTGAAGCCGGCGAATACCGGCTTACCACGGGCATCCGGCTTAAGGAAGGCACCGTCTACGGCCGGTTCGCCTATTTTGAGCTGCAGCCCGGCAAGGAAATCACGGTGCCGATTACTTTCCATCAGCCGGAGCAGGCTATTCCGGTGTTGGGACAGGTCGATCCGGCAGCCGGATTTACGGCCGGTAATGAAGGGGCAGGCATCATCCGGCTTGGGGACCAGGCTGCGGACAAAGGCGCCGTGGTCGCCTTTGTGGACCCGTCCCGCGAGCCGTCCAAACATCTGCTGCGGGAATCGGCCGAGCTGGCGGAGGCTTTTGATGCGGCCGGCGCTCCGCTTCTGTTCGTAACGGGTGGCTTGGATATGGCGGCATTAGCGGAGCTGGAGGCTGCCCATCCGGGGCTTCCCTCCATCGCCGGCTTTGTGCTGGACCCGGCAGGCGAAAGCCTGCAGGCTTTCGCCAAAGCAGCCCCCCTCGGCGGCTCGGGATACCCTTATTTGTACGTGCTGGACCACGGGTGCCGCATCCGGTATCAGGAATCGGGATACAAACCCGGCAGCGGCAAAGAAGCGCTGGGCATTCTGACAGGCATTCAATCTAATTAG
- a CDS encoding superoxide dismutase, with amino-acid sequence MAHQLPALPYPANALEPHIDETTMNIHHDRHHNTYVTNLNSALESAPELQSKSVEELIANLDAVPENIRTAVRNNGGGHANHSLFWEVIGPNGGGAPKGNVAAAIDSELGGFEKFKEDFTKAATTRFGSGWAWLSVKDGKLVVSSTPNQDNPIMEGATPILGLDVWEHAYYLNYQNKRPDYIAAFWNIVNWDEVEKRYNAAK; translated from the coding sequence ATGGCTCATCAATTGCCAGCATTGCCTTACCCAGCTAACGCTCTCGAACCGCATATCGACGAAACTACAATGAACATCCACCACGACCGTCACCATAATACATATGTGACCAACCTCAACTCTGCTTTGGAAAGCGCTCCTGAACTGCAAAGCAAATCCGTTGAAGAATTGATCGCTAACCTGGACGCTGTTCCTGAAAACATCCGCACAGCTGTCCGCAACAATGGCGGCGGCCATGCCAACCACTCCCTGTTCTGGGAAGTTATCGGGCCAAACGGCGGCGGCGCTCCTAAAGGCAACGTGGCTGCAGCGATCGACAGCGAGCTTGGCGGCTTCGAGAAATTCAAAGAAGATTTCACTAAAGCAGCTACTACCCGCTTCGGCAGCGGCTGGGCATGGTTGTCCGTGAAAGACGGCAAACTGGTCGTTTCCAGCACGCCTAACCAAGACAACCCGATCATGGAAGGTGCTACACCTATCCTGGGTCTGGATGTTTGGGAGCATGCTTACTACCTGAACTACCAAAACAAACGCCCTGACTACATCGCCGCTTTCTGGAATATTGTTAACTGGGACGAAGTTGAGAAACGTTACAACGCTGCGAAGTAA
- a CDS encoding rhodanese-related sulfurtransferase, with product MNNQTYRVLLYYKFVHIEDPAAFTAEHLQYCKDLGLKGRILIASEGINGTVSGTWEQTEQYMNDLRSNPLFADTVFKIDEVEGHTFKKMFVRHKQELVTFRYENPLDPNTKFGKRLSPKEFHEQLQQEDVVVIDGRNDYEYEIGHFRGAIRPDVESFREFPEWIRANMSQFKDKKVLTYCTGGIRCEKLTGFLIDEGFQDVNQLEGGIVTYGKDPEVQGHLFDGKCYVFDERISVPINRTEEDVVIAKCYHCGKTHDRYINCPTCNLQHVCCEECEETHHRFCSSECREHAPANYIYEKTEVSL from the coding sequence TTGAATAATCAAACTTATCGCGTGTTGCTTTATTATAAATTTGTTCACATTGAAGATCCGGCGGCTTTCACCGCCGAGCATCTGCAATACTGCAAGGATCTGGGACTCAAAGGCCGTATCCTGATCGCCTCGGAAGGCATTAACGGAACCGTCTCCGGCACCTGGGAGCAGACCGAGCAATACATGAACGACCTGCGCAGCAATCCCCTGTTTGCGGATACCGTCTTTAAAATCGACGAGGTCGAAGGCCATACGTTCAAAAAAATGTTCGTCCGCCATAAGCAGGAGCTGGTCACTTTCCGATACGAGAATCCGCTTGATCCGAATACCAAATTCGGCAAACGTCTTTCGCCTAAAGAATTTCACGAGCAGCTGCAGCAGGAAGACGTAGTTGTCATCGACGGACGCAACGATTATGAATACGAAATCGGCCATTTCCGCGGCGCTATCCGTCCCGATGTTGAATCCTTCCGGGAATTCCCTGAATGGATCCGCGCCAATATGAGCCAGTTCAAGGACAAGAAGGTGCTGACTTACTGCACCGGCGGTATCCGCTGCGAGAAGCTGACTGGCTTCCTGATCGACGAAGGTTTCCAGGACGTCAACCAGCTTGAGGGCGGAATCGTGACCTATGGCAAGGATCCCGAAGTGCAGGGCCATTTGTTTGACGGAAAATGTTATGTGTTCGACGAACGCATCTCCGTGCCGATTAACCGCACCGAAGAAGACGTGGTCATTGCGAAATGTTACCACTGCGGCAAAACGCATGATCGTTACATCAACTGCCCGACCTGCAATTTGCAGCATGTCTGCTGCGAGGAATGCGAGGAGACTCATCACCGCTTCTGTTCTTCCGAATGCCGCGAGCATGCACCTGCCAATTACATTTATGAGAAGACGGAGGTTTCTCTTTGA